One Motilibacter aurantiacus genomic region harbors:
- a CDS encoding flagellar hook-length control protein FliK yields MTMAAMPAAAPAAAPAAGPGTSGSGRGGTSASGSSTGGGKAASGGAAGAAKGGEAAEGAPAEEAVAAEGGFAAVVAAALAALPAQQGQAPVEGGAEGADGQPAGVPGAGAAVLIGRPAIEGLPSGAVPAAVLPAAGQLPVDAAADLAADATVDPALLAGTAADNAPATPAAETARVLAAPGLTVQVAPAAPAQPAPVLDTAATLAAGMPVLAGGPGDASADTSGDTPQDGAPTTPPLAAATAEAPPSSAPAPVAPTTGSSPLAAPAAPERPQHSAPAHPPVAAQVTTHVAGLATAQDGVHRMVLQLHPADLGQVQVIAELRDGRINLHLAGGTEAGREALKAALPDLKRDLADAGLSTGSLEVGSDGPGGSSSRGREAAQQRLEGRTSGTYGSGEAQGRSNDIPSAPAPTRPTGGRALDLRV; encoded by the coding sequence ATGACCATGGCGGCGATGCCGGCGGCGGCCCCCGCCGCGGCACCGGCGGCCGGGCCCGGCACCTCCGGCAGCGGCCGGGGCGGGACGAGCGCCTCGGGCTCGTCCACGGGCGGCGGCAAGGCCGCGTCCGGGGGCGCCGCGGGGGCGGCCAAGGGAGGCGAGGCCGCCGAGGGCGCGCCCGCCGAGGAGGCCGTCGCTGCCGAGGGCGGCTTCGCCGCCGTCGTCGCCGCCGCGCTCGCCGCGCTCCCTGCCCAGCAGGGCCAGGCGCCGGTCGAGGGCGGGGCCGAGGGCGCCGACGGCCAGCCGGCCGGGGTCCCCGGTGCCGGGGCAGCGGTCCTCATCGGCCGCCCCGCGATCGAGGGCCTTCCCTCCGGCGCCGTCCCGGCCGCGGTGCTCCCGGCCGCCGGCCAGCTGCCCGTCGACGCGGCGGCCGACCTGGCCGCGGACGCCACGGTCGACCCCGCGCTGCTCGCCGGGACCGCGGCCGACAACGCTCCCGCCACGCCCGCCGCCGAGACGGCGCGCGTGCTGGCGGCCCCCGGGCTGACCGTCCAGGTCGCCCCGGCCGCGCCCGCTCAGCCCGCGCCGGTGCTCGACACGGCGGCGACCCTCGCCGCCGGGATGCCCGTCCTCGCGGGCGGCCCCGGCGACGCGTCGGCGGACACCTCCGGCGACACGCCTCAGGACGGCGCGCCGACCACCCCGCCGCTCGCCGCCGCCACGGCCGAGGCGCCGCCGAGCAGCGCCCCGGCGCCCGTCGCGCCGACGACCGGCAGCTCCCCGCTCGCCGCGCCGGCCGCGCCGGAGCGCCCGCAGCATTCCGCGCCGGCCCACCCGCCGGTCGCCGCGCAGGTCACGACGCACGTCGCGGGCCTGGCCACCGCCCAGGACGGGGTGCACCGCATGGTGCTGCAGCTGCACCCCGCCGACCTCGGCCAGGTCCAGGTCATCGCCGAGCTGCGCGACGGCCGGATCAACCTGCACCTGGCCGGCGGCACCGAGGCCGGGCGTGAGGCGCTCAAGGCCGCGCTGCCCGACCTCAAGCGCGACCTCGCCGACGCGGGCCTGTCGACCGGCTCGCTCGAGGTCGGCAGCGACGGCCCCGGCGGGTCGTCCTCCCGCGGGCGCGAGGCGGCCCAGCAGCGCCTCGAAGGGCGCACGTCCGGGACCTACGGCTCAGGTGAGGCCCAGGGCCGGTCGAACGACATCCCGAGCGCACCGGCACCGACGCGCCCGACCGGCGGCCGCGCCCTCGACCTGCGCGTCTGA
- a CDS encoding flagellar hook capping FlgD N-terminal domain-containing protein, protein MPDAVSGYTPINDVLGVQQTPQTTRKSNDELDKDAFLKLLVAQLKYQDPNSPVDSSQFMSQTAQFTSVEKLTSLADSQTALLSSQQLLSASSLVGKTVSYPGPDGTDVSGVVTAAQLSTDGPVLRVGDASVPLTSVKEVKATPAA, encoded by the coding sequence ATGCCTGACGCAGTCTCCGGCTACACCCCGATCAACGACGTCCTCGGTGTCCAGCAGACGCCGCAGACGACGAGGAAGTCCAACGACGAGCTGGACAAGGACGCGTTCCTCAAGCTGCTCGTCGCGCAGCTGAAGTACCAGGACCCCAACAGCCCGGTCGACAGCTCGCAGTTCATGTCGCAAACTGCCCAGTTCACGTCTGTTGAGAAGCTGACCAGTCTTGCCGATAGCCAGACTGCGCTGCTCTCCTCGCAGCAGCTGCTCAGCGCGAGCAGCCTCGTGGGTAAGACCGTGTCCTACCCCGGCCCCGACGGCACGGACGTCTCAGGGGTCGTGACCGCAGCACAGCTGAGCACCGACGGACCGGTGCTCCGCGTGGGGGACGCGAGCGTCCCACTCACCTCGGTGAAGGAAGTCAAGGCCACGCCCGCGGCGTGA
- a CDS encoding flagellar hook protein FlgE, with protein sequence MLRSLFSGISGLKQHQTMMDVTGNNISNVNTAGFKSSSTVFEDTLSQMVRAAGAPQGGNGGTNPAQVGLGVRLGGIATNFGQGSAQTTGRATDIMIQGDGFFGVRTGGETLFTRNGSFSFDQDGRLVTNSGGVVQGWTAQDGAINTNGAIGDIQLPTGTLLDPKATTSASLGGNLPAGAAVGTQINGSYKTFDAQGKEHTLAYTLTKAAGTATTDRWTLTTTVDGAAAAASTAALEFSNTDGRLVTPAPAGTPATQAFTVTAPWGPVSIDVGTVSSFGGENTLAAGTQDGSAMGSLQAFTISPDGTLVGVFSNGLKQPLAQLSLASFNNPAGLEKVGGSMFRNSVNSGNPIMGVAGSAGRGTLQNNTLEMSNVDLAAEFTNLIVAQRGFQANSKVITTSDEILNDLVNLKR encoded by the coding sequence GTGCTCCGTTCCCTCTTCTCCGGCATCAGCGGCCTGAAGCAGCACCAGACGATGATGGACGTCACCGGCAACAACATCTCCAACGTCAACACCGCCGGCTTCAAGTCCTCCAGCACCGTCTTCGAGGACACGCTGAGCCAGATGGTCCGCGCCGCCGGCGCCCCGCAGGGCGGCAACGGCGGCACCAACCCCGCCCAGGTCGGCCTCGGTGTCCGGCTCGGCGGCATCGCCACGAACTTCGGCCAGGGGTCGGCCCAGACCACCGGCCGCGCGACCGACATCATGATCCAGGGCGACGGCTTCTTCGGCGTGCGCACCGGCGGCGAGACGCTCTTCACCCGCAACGGCTCGTTCAGCTTCGACCAGGACGGGCGCCTCGTCACGAACTCCGGCGGCGTGGTCCAGGGGTGGACGGCGCAGGACGGCGCGATCAACACCAACGGCGCGATCGGCGACATCCAGCTCCCGACCGGCACGCTGCTCGACCCGAAGGCGACCACGTCCGCCTCGCTCGGCGGCAACCTGCCTGCGGGCGCCGCGGTCGGCACGCAGATCAACGGCTCCTACAAGACGTTCGACGCGCAGGGCAAGGAGCACACCCTCGCCTACACGCTGACCAAGGCCGCCGGCACCGCCACCACCGACCGCTGGACCCTCACCACGACGGTCGACGGGGCTGCGGCCGCCGCCTCCACCGCCGCGCTCGAGTTCAGCAACACCGACGGCCGGCTCGTCACCCCGGCCCCCGCCGGCACCCCCGCCACCCAGGCCTTCACCGTCACCGCGCCCTGGGGCCCGGTCTCCATCGACGTGGGCACCGTGAGCTCGTTCGGTGGCGAGAACACCCTCGCCGCCGGCACCCAGGACGGCTCGGCCATGGGCTCGCTGCAGGCCTTCACCATCTCGCCGGACGGCACCCTGGTCGGTGTCTTCAGCAACGGCCTCAAGCAGCCGCTCGCGCAGCTGTCGCTCGCCTCCTTCAACAACCCCGCGGGCCTGGAGAAGGTCGGCGGCTCGATGTTCCGCAACAGCGTGAACTCGGGCAACCCGATCATGGGCGTCGCCGGCAGCGCGGGCCGCGGCACGCTGCAGAACAACACCCTCGAGATGTCCAACGTCGACCTCGCCGCCGAGTTCACCAACCTGATCGTGGCCCAGCGCGGCTTCCAGGCGAACTCGAAGGTCATCACGACCTCCGACGAGATCCTCAACGACCTGGTCAACCTCAAGCGCTAG
- a CDS encoding sugar O-acetyltransferase: MSRRAPAAPTPDPDRSEFDKMVAGDWYRYRVSPDLVALTERTQARCREINAAYAEDPAHALELLRGLLGTMGEDVQFRPPFYADHGSRLHIGDRSFLNADFLALGGGEITIGSDVLIGPGARLYTPNHPLDPELRRQGYERVLPIRIEDNVWLGGSVVVLPGVTIGESAVVGAGSVVTKDVAPGAVVAGNPARPIRTGGAAVVNI, translated from the coding sequence ATGTCCCGCCGAGCGCCCGCCGCCCCGACGCCCGATCCCGACCGCTCCGAGTTCGACAAGATGGTCGCCGGTGACTGGTACCGCTACCGGGTCAGCCCCGACCTCGTCGCGCTGACCGAGCGGACGCAGGCCCGCTGCCGGGAGATCAACGCCGCGTACGCCGAGGACCCCGCCCACGCGCTGGAGCTCCTGCGCGGCCTGCTCGGGACGATGGGGGAGGACGTGCAGTTCCGGCCGCCGTTCTACGCCGACCACGGCTCGCGGCTGCACATCGGGGACCGGTCGTTCCTCAACGCCGACTTCCTCGCGCTCGGCGGTGGTGAGATCACGATCGGCAGCGACGTCCTCATCGGCCCGGGCGCTCGGCTCTACACCCCCAACCACCCGCTCGACCCCGAGCTGCGCCGGCAGGGCTACGAGCGGGTGCTGCCCATCCGGATCGAGGACAACGTCTGGCTCGGCGGCAGCGTGGTGGTCCTCCCTGGCGTGACGATCGGGGAGTCCGCCGTGGTCGGTGCCGGCTCCGTGGTCACGAAGGACGTGGCTCCCGGCGCAGTCGTGGCCGGCAACCCGGCGCGCCCCATCCGCACCGGCGGTGCTGCGGTGGTGAACATCTGA
- a CDS encoding ATP-binding protein translates to MSYQHVVAAPLTGEPASVREARRLLSRTLEGWGVSESADAVLLAASELVTNAMRHGRPPMRVAVALGEDHVRVGVSDSLPQCVAAGSGPVDEDAESGRGLNIVAALSSDWGCSIGSGHKEVWFTVDVPHQQLEPAAG, encoded by the coding sequence GTGTCCTACCAGCATGTCGTCGCTGCGCCGTTGACCGGGGAGCCGGCATCGGTGCGCGAGGCGCGCCGACTGCTGTCGCGGACGCTGGAGGGCTGGGGCGTCTCCGAGTCGGCGGACGCGGTGCTCCTGGCGGCCAGCGAGCTCGTCACCAACGCGATGCGCCACGGCCGTCCCCCGATGCGCGTCGCCGTCGCGCTCGGCGAGGACCACGTACGCGTCGGCGTGTCGGACAGCCTGCCCCAGTGCGTGGCCGCGGGCTCGGGCCCGGTCGACGAGGACGCCGAGAGCGGGCGCGGGCTGAACATCGTCGCCGCCCTCAGCAGCGACTGGGGCTGCTCGATCGGCAGCGGGCACAAAGAGGTGTGGTTCACGGTGGACGTGCCGCACCAGCAGCTGGAGCCTGCCGCCGGCTGA
- a CDS encoding flagellar FlbD family protein — protein MIVLTRLNGHAFALNPDLIERAESTPDTVITLVDGKKFVVAESVFEMVTLISDFRSSVIARAQVLETEMQHEQSQGPDDRGPQRGRVVPLPIREA, from the coding sequence ATGATCGTGCTGACCCGGCTCAACGGGCACGCGTTCGCGCTGAATCCCGACCTCATCGAGCGTGCGGAGAGCACGCCGGACACGGTGATCACGCTGGTCGACGGCAAGAAGTTCGTCGTCGCGGAGTCGGTCTTCGAGATGGTCACGCTCATCTCGGACTTCCGCTCGTCCGTGATCGCCCGTGCCCAGGTCCTCGAGACCGAGATGCAGCACGAGCAATCGCAGGGACCGGACGACCGGGGGCCGCAGCGCGGCCGCGTGGTCCCCCTGCCCATCAGGGAGGCGTGA
- a CDS encoding flagellar motor protein: MDIAAIVGIVLAFAAILVNNIMEGGNPAALIFPPALILVFGGTIGGCLAGGVLKDTIKAFKDAIAAITGKASDAGAAVDDIVKLAERARREGLLALEDAAKTIDDPFLQKGLQLAIDGTDPDELREILEAEIQAKKKSTKPSVKWFTDAGAYAPTVGIIGTVMGLVHVLENLDKPETLGHSIAAAFLATLWGVLTANVMWFPIAKRIARLTEMEAEQMEVVVEGILAIQAGSNPRVVAQKLKALLPDGGAAQDEKKAA, encoded by the coding sequence ATGGACATCGCTGCAATCGTCGGGATCGTGTTGGCCTTCGCCGCGATCCTGGTCAACAACATCATGGAGGGCGGCAACCCGGCCGCGCTCATCTTCCCGCCTGCCCTCATCCTGGTCTTCGGTGGCACGATCGGCGGCTGTCTGGCCGGCGGTGTCCTCAAGGACACCATCAAGGCGTTCAAGGACGCGATCGCTGCGATCACCGGCAAGGCGAGCGACGCCGGCGCCGCCGTCGACGACATCGTCAAGCTGGCCGAGCGCGCCCGTCGTGAGGGCCTGCTGGCTCTCGAGGACGCCGCGAAGACGATCGACGACCCGTTCCTGCAGAAGGGCCTGCAGCTCGCGATCGACGGCACCGACCCGGACGAGCTGCGGGAGATCCTCGAGGCCGAGATCCAGGCGAAGAAGAAGTCGACCAAGCCCTCGGTGAAGTGGTTCACCGACGCCGGCGCCTACGCGCCGACCGTCGGCATCATCGGCACGGTCATGGGCCTCGTCCACGTGCTGGAGAACCTCGACAAGCCGGAGACGCTCGGCCACTCCATCGCCGCGGCCTTCCTCGCCACGCTCTGGGGCGTGCTCACCGCCAACGTCATGTGGTTCCCCATCGCCAAGCGCATCGCCCGTCTCACCGAGATGGAGGCCGAGCAGATGGAGGTCGTCGTCGAAGGCATCCTCGCGATCCAGGCCGGCTCGAACCCCCGCGTGGTCGCGCAGAAGCTCAAGGCACTGCTTCCCGACGGCGGCGCGGCCCAGGACGAGAAGAAGGCGGCCTAA
- a CDS encoding OmpA/MotB family protein: MSAHGGHGKGRRPKPHEEEEHENHERWLVSYADMLTLLFVLFVVLFAISQVDKKKFEELKKGFGAEVSVIEGSNGALDDPATDPIKTDALENITPQAAGQVSAEALSAAERKLRSEQVAKAAAEAKKLEELEKKIDSELSKRGLTDTVKTRINERGLVVSIVTNRVIFEPSSADLAAGGRAVLETVAPVLKTVENPLVVEGHTNTVKARPKGWKNEWFLSTARASEVVTYLGSHEGVPWKRMEAAGLADTQPLYDPRVNPRADTLNRRVEIVILADALKPSATNVEKASESEIAAAEAGDAEAAAESTDSHATDSHATESTDSHA; encoded by the coding sequence ATGAGCGCGCACGGGGGGCACGGCAAGGGACGCCGCCCAAAACCGCACGAGGAGGAGGAGCACGAGAACCACGAGCGGTGGCTGGTCAGCTACGCGGACATGCTGACCCTGCTGTTCGTGCTCTTCGTGGTGCTCTTCGCCATCAGCCAGGTCGACAAGAAGAAGTTCGAGGAGCTGAAGAAGGGCTTCGGGGCCGAGGTCTCGGTCATCGAGGGCAGCAACGGCGCCCTGGACGACCCGGCCACGGACCCGATCAAGACCGACGCGCTCGAGAACATCACCCCCCAGGCCGCCGGCCAGGTCTCCGCGGAGGCCCTGTCGGCTGCGGAGCGCAAGCTGCGCAGCGAGCAGGTGGCCAAGGCGGCGGCCGAGGCGAAGAAGCTCGAGGAGCTCGAGAAGAAGATCGACTCCGAGCTGAGCAAGCGCGGCCTGACCGACACGGTCAAGACCCGCATCAACGAGCGCGGGCTCGTGGTCAGCATCGTGACCAACCGGGTGATCTTCGAGCCCTCCAGCGCAGACCTCGCCGCCGGTGGCCGCGCCGTCCTCGAGACGGTGGCCCCGGTGCTCAAGACGGTCGAGAACCCGCTGGTGGTCGAGGGGCACACCAACACGGTCAAGGCCCGGCCGAAGGGGTGGAAGAACGAGTGGTTCCTCTCCACCGCGCGCGCCAGCGAGGTCGTGACCTACCTGGGCAGCCACGAGGGCGTCCCGTGGAAGCGGATGGAAGCCGCCGGCCTGGCCGACACCCAGCCGCTCTACGACCCGAGGGTCAACCCGCGGGCCGACACGCTCAACCGGCGCGTCGAGATCGTGATCCTGGCCGACGCGCTCAAGCCGAGCGCGACCAACGTCGAGAAGGCTTCGGAGTCCGAGATCGCCGCGGCCGAGGCCGGGGACGCGGAGGCGGCCGCCGAGTCCACGGACTCGCACGCCACGGACTCGCACGCCACGGAGTCCACGGACTCGCACGCC
- a CDS encoding flagellar basal body-associated FliL family protein translates to MAKDKAAETAEDAPAKGGKKKMIIIAAVALVALLGGVYKFVLAKPAEAEAKEPEPGITLTLDPININLADGHFLKLGISLLFTVEGSTGHGEPEGSAALDDAISLFSGEEVSVLSVPKNREKLKKELLEMVNEDYHHGVMKVYFTNFVMQ, encoded by the coding sequence ATGGCCAAGGACAAGGCCGCCGAGACCGCCGAGGACGCCCCGGCCAAGGGCGGCAAGAAGAAGATGATCATCATCGCCGCCGTCGCGCTGGTCGCACTGCTCGGCGGGGTGTACAAGTTCGTGCTCGCCAAGCCGGCCGAGGCCGAGGCCAAGGAGCCCGAGCCGGGGATCACGCTCACCCTCGACCCGATCAACATCAACCTCGCCGACGGGCACTTCCTCAAGCTCGGCATCAGCCTGCTGTTCACCGTCGAGGGCAGCACGGGCCACGGGGAGCCGGAGGGTTCGGCCGCTCTGGACGACGCCATCTCGCTCTTCAGCGGCGAGGAGGTCTCGGTGCTCTCCGTGCCGAAGAACCGGGAGAAGCTCAAGAAGGAGCTCCTGGAGATGGTGAACGAGGACTACCACCACGGCGTGATGAAGGTGTACTTCACGAACTTCGTCATGCAGTGA
- a CDS encoding flagellar motor switch protein FliM gives MAYDFRRPTKLSREHVRTLQIVFETFSRQYTTLLTSTLRTVAQVNLVSIDQLTYDEYVSQLANPTHMAVLSVEPLPGAGVLEFSVGTAMACVDHLLGGPGAESQPERALSEIEATLLRGLLDRVLGELRYAFEGVLRLEPTITGIEYNPQFAQVASASDMVLVASFDMKVGAVETVATVCLPFNPTLAALDAASGAHTTGERERLAREEAARRVRDRLQDVPVEVAVRFAGTAARPRDLVNLQVGDVLPLKHNTGDPLTVTAADIVFAHAVPGAAGKRLAVLVVESPENSNPLKPEEPA, from the coding sequence GTGGCGTACGACTTCCGCCGCCCGACCAAGCTCTCCCGTGAGCACGTCCGGACGCTGCAGATCGTCTTCGAGACGTTCTCCCGGCAGTACACGACCCTCCTCACGTCGACGCTGCGCACGGTCGCCCAGGTCAACCTGGTGTCGATCGACCAGCTGACCTACGACGAGTACGTCTCCCAGCTGGCCAACCCGACCCACATGGCCGTCCTCAGCGTGGAGCCGCTGCCGGGCGCCGGCGTGCTGGAGTTCTCCGTCGGCACCGCGATGGCCTGCGTCGACCACCTGCTCGGCGGCCCCGGTGCCGAGAGCCAGCCCGAGCGCGCCCTGTCCGAGATCGAGGCGACGCTGCTGCGCGGCCTGCTCGACCGGGTCCTCGGCGAGCTGCGGTACGCCTTCGAGGGCGTGCTGCGCCTCGAGCCGACGATCACCGGCATCGAGTACAACCCGCAGTTCGCGCAGGTCGCCAGCGCCTCGGACATGGTCCTGGTGGCGTCCTTCGACATGAAGGTCGGCGCGGTCGAGACCGTGGCCACGGTCTGCCTGCCCTTCAACCCCACCCTCGCCGCGCTGGACGCGGCCAGCGGCGCCCACACCACCGGCGAGCGCGAGCGGCTCGCGCGCGAGGAGGCCGCCAGGCGCGTCCGCGATCGCCTGCAGGACGTGCCCGTGGAGGTCGCAGTCCGCTTCGCCGGCACGGCGGCGCGCCCGCGCGACCTGGTGAACCTGCAGGTCGGCGACGTCCTGCCGCTCAAGCACAACACCGGCGACCCGCTCACCGTGACGGCCGCCGACATCGTCTTCGCCCACGCGGTGCCCGGCGCCGCGGGCAAGCGGCTCGCCGTGCTCGTCGTCGAGTCGCCCGAGAACTCGAACCCCCTGAAGCCGGAGGAGCCCGCATGA